The genomic DNA AGGGAACCCAAGAGCTCAGTTAGATTTTGTCTATAAAAACTCACCTCATTATGAACCTGCTCATTTGTATTTACCCGTTTTTAAACTCTTTTAATTTATGAAATATGTATCTTTTATTCTTTTCGTATTGACTTTCTTCGGATGTAAAAATCCATCTGTCAAAATGGAAAAGGAAAACATCTTTTATGTTGGAACGTATACTAAAAAAGATAGCAAAGGAATCTATAAATTCAGACTGTCCAAAGAAGGAAAACTACAAAATTTAGGGCTAGCTGCTGCAATTACAAACCCTAGTTTTTTAGCAAAATCAAAAGATGGAAAAACACTTTTTGCTGTTGAAGAAACAAATGAAAATAATACAGGATTTATTAGTTCTTATGAAGTTAGAAAGGATACTTTAAAATTCTTAAGCAAACAAGAAACTGGCGGCGCTCATCCTTGTTTTGTTGCTGTTAATAAAGATAATTATCTACTTACTGCAAATTATACTGGTGGAAATATCGGTTTATTAAAAGCAGATAAAAAAGGTAACATTGCTCCACTTTCTTTTGTACAACAACACATAGGTAAAGGAATTACAGATAGACAGAAAACACCACATGCGCACTCTGCTTGGTTTCATCCCACAAAAGATGAAGTTATTTCGGTAGATTTAGGAACCAATGAATTGTGGTTTTCTACCCTTGATACTACCAAGAAGGAACTTGTTTTTACGGATCAAAAAAAGTTAAAAATGGCAGAAGGTGCTGGCCCAAGACACCTAACGTTTCACCCGAATAACAAGTGGTTTTATGTTTTAAACGAACTAAATAACACCGTTTCTTTAGTAAAGGAAAAAAATGACACCTATTTTGTAGAAACTTCAATTGCTACAGTACCAGAAAATTTTACAGGTATTAGCAGTGCCGCAGATATTCATATTTCTAAAGATGGTAAATTCTTATATACTTCTAATCGCGGACATGATACGATCGCTATTTTTAAGTTGAATTCAGAAAACGGAACTTTAACAACGGTAGGTTACCAATCGGTTTTAGGTAAAAATCCTCGTAATTTTTCTTTATCACCAGATGAAGCGTTTCTTTTAGTTGCCAATCAAGACACCGATAATATCATTTCTTTTAAACGAGATGCCACCACAGGAAAATTAACTTTTGTAGCTGAAGTTGCGGCGCCAATGCCTGTTTGTATTTTGTTTTAATTTTTAAAC from Polaribacter sp. ALD11 includes the following:
- a CDS encoding lactonase family protein, which produces MEKENIFYVGTYTKKDSKGIYKFRLSKEGKLQNLGLAAAITNPSFLAKSKDGKTLFAVEETNENNTGFISSYEVRKDTLKFLSKQETGGAHPCFVAVNKDNYLLTANYTGGNIGLLKADKKGNIAPLSFVQQHIGKGITDRQKTPHAHSAWFHPTKDEVISVDLGTNELWFSTLDTTKKELVFTDQKKLKMAEGAGPRHLTFHPNNKWFYVLNELNNTVSLVKEKNDTYFVETSIATVPENFTGISSAADIHISKDGKFLYTSNRGHDTIAIFKLNSENGTLTTVGYQSVLGKNPRNFSLSPDEAFLLVANQDTDNIISFKRDATTGKLTFVAEVAAPMPVCILF